The genomic region ctgaaccaatctcacaaaaatataaatatctcagaatacagAATTACTTTACtttctctatttattttatataaaaatagactcaataagctttaattccatatcacCCTTAGCTTCTAATTAAATTTCTatcattttggtgatttttaaaattagcctattacTACTGTCTAAAACTACTTTAGTGCAAcatattgattaccaagtttataacactcctatttccattttctaccatatttcccattattttctctcatttccttcactaatatatcaaaaCATGGAACCATATaaaagaaaactctacattaacatcaattccatgctttttcaacaatattagacttaaaaaatatattgaaatcttaatgttcttaccttttcttattaacttcaatctttaacttgattttctctctcctccagcttctatttcttgaatccaacttgatattcttgctccccatcatctccttgctatctttctctcttgatggctatggaaattctttcaattttaggtgagaataatgaatttttggtgaaaggactaaattgtaaagaaagaaaacttcttttcttcttactctttctcacgttggtttgcatggaaaggaaagatgatgaaaattcttcatctctctttccttatatactaaataaataataataaaataatattaaatatctcataaaatattaataaaataatatttatctaattaattaattaaaaatatcatcaacataatcattacattctagaattctctctcttactaattgaccattttgcccttcatgatcttttagaattccatccttgagtcatcatttaatttggtaaaattacaatttagtccctcatagttcttcacttattcaatttgatcctaatttatccattttccttagtttctagatcattctacccttaaaatatttacactattggtccttcaactttttatatttacactttaaccccttaaatcttgagtatttactcttaggcaacaaaacttttctgacttttacaatttagtcctttcctgaatcaagatatcataatttacttcccaatgttgccataactcaaaacttccctttttatcactttatttccttattttattatatcaaggataatatattactgtaacgattttcggggtattacattcTCACAGATTTCTCAATAGTCACACAGTTGTTAGAAAATATAACAGATGGAAAAAAGAAACATATGCAAGAAGAGAAGAGATAACAAATAGCATGGATTAATGATCATATATTAAGGTGAAAACACCAAACTGTTTACAAAAGGAATGAAGGGCAAAATATGGCCAAATTTTCCTACAATTCACCACAATTGAACAAATGTGAATTGTAgggaaatttacaaaaaaattcaGTGACTATGCCTAAGTTTATCAACAGTAGCAATCATAggcaaatttacaaaaaaaattatctGCCAAGTTAATAAATCAGTAGCAGGCAAATTTACACATTTTCAAAAAGTTAACAAAATGCAGTCTATTCACATCATCATCAATGGTCTGTCATGGATGACTCTTGAGTAAAAAGTATTCATCTAACAGTGGTTGGTTTTCTCTTGAATGGAAGCTTTTGTCTTAGGCTGACTTGTTGATGAGTTGGGCAAGTAGGTATGCCGAGTTAGGGCGACTGTTGAGTTGGGGTACCCTCTTGCTGATTTGGGGTAGCCTGTTGCTGAGTTAGGACACCAACTTTATGTCTTTTAACCTACAAGAACAAGAGAAATCTGAAAAACAAACAAATTCATACATAGAAGTATATTGTAACTTAACTTAAGACAAATGACTTACTAAAATGTTTTGGCCAACTTCCCCTTTGCAACTCCTCTTATTGTGGCCTACTCTTTTGCATTTACCGCACCTTATCTCCACCCCTCTCTTACTCAACCTTTCTGTTGTTTGTGGTTCATCAGGTTCTTCCCTTCTCACCTTAGTAGGTCTGCCAGATGGCCTTCTTAGTGGAGGAGGCAATATTGGTGGCATGTTTGACAAAGAGGCCCATTGTTTAGGACCCCTTACTGGACTTACAAAGTTGGATTAAATTTGAAGTTGGGTTTGCTTGGTATACCAAATTTGTACATAGGTCTCTGGGAACTCTTCTTTTAAATGAATGACAGCTAATGCATGCATGCAAGGGATGCCAGTGAGATCCCAATTCTTGCAGGAGCAGGAATTCTCAACTAAGTCCACCACATGCTGGCTATCTAGACCACATTCAACCTGATACTTGTCCCCACCAGCATGTGATGGAACACACCTAAAAAACAGTCATCATGCTTGTTTAAAACATAATCACTAAAAAAATGATACACACACCCCTAAAAAAACAGCCCCACCAACatgcatattataaaaaaaatactcactgcatgcatattaaaaaatattcaaCACACCAACAATCATTGTatgcatattaaaaaatattcaaCACACCAACAATCAGTGCATGCATATTAAAAACATTCACTAAAATAGCATGTGATCAGCAACATGAAGTTAGAATATAGGCATCAGAAAGAATATTTACTTTAATGAGTCTTTTATATTTACATCCACCTTTTTCTTGATCTTTGGACACAACATTCCATTCCATTTGTCAGCTTCTTATTTCTTCTTGACAATAAGCAACATAATCTTAATCCTTATTATTTCCATCATGGTTAGAATAGGTTTCCCTCTTGCTTCCAGTATCATCTGTCAGTAAACAACATAAATGATTAGTGAATTGCTAATTATTAGTAAGAAACATAAAACATAGGGGTTTACCTTGTTAAATGATTCAGAAAGATTACTCACCAACATGTCAGAATGGCCCCTAATTGAGAAGTGAGACCTTGACCAGTGAGTAAGGTTCTTTTCCTTCAACCAATCATAAGTATGCTGATTGGTTTTCCTCAGTTCATCAATGGCATCCTCAAACTCCTTTGTAGTGCTTTCTCTGGCAGCTTTCCAAAGCAAATCTTTCAATTCCTTTGTTCGAAAACCAGCCTTCTTGAAATTGGCATATAGGTGCCTAACACAGTATCTTGTTTTTGCATTAGGAAACAATATACATATTGCTTCTACAAGTCCCtacaattagaaaaaaaaatagtttaattCTTTGACAAACCCTAATAGaaacaacataaaaaaataaataaataaagttttacCTTTTGTTTGTCAGACATGAAAGATATCTTACAATTTCCAAGTCTATTGCAAGCAACTCTAAGAACCAAAGCCATGATGCTTGGTTTTCACTTTCGACAGCAGCATATGCAAGAGGATAGATGCCATTATTTGCATCTATCCCAACAGCTGCATGCAAGTAGCCACCATAGTATCCCTTCAAGAAACATCCATCTAAACCTACTATCCTCCTACAACCAGCCTTATAGCCATATTTGCATGCCTGCAGACAGATATACATCCTTTGAAACAACCTGTTATCCAAATAACAGATTGTTGTTGTTCCCTCATTTTGGGTCCTAACCTCCAACATAAACTCATAAATCTTCTCATATTAAGCTTTACG from Gossypium arboreum isolate Shixiya-1 chromosome 1, ASM2569848v2, whole genome shotgun sequence harbors:
- the LOC108485170 gene encoding uncharacterized protein LOC108485170, whose product is MFWQKVEVKKVLGGDDTQQTQINETLKTGLIDDNFNENEENMSGSDVSGSDSDASERVSLDGLNMDSIEVDELCDSDDSGRLDSTQGSDSDGQNWSEFNLENDMSNPRLKACKYGYKAGCRRIVGLDGCFLKGYYGGYLHAAVGIDANNGIYPLAYAAVESENQASWLWFLELLAIDLEIGLVEAICILFPNAKTRYCVRHLYANFKKAGFRTKELKDLLWKAARESTTKEFEDAIDELRKTNQHTYDWLKEKNLTHWSRSHFSIRGHSDMLMILEARGKPILTMMEIIRIKIMCVPSHAGGDKYQVECGLDSQHVVDLVENSCSCKNWDLTGIPCMHALAVIHLKEEFPETYVQIWYTKQTQLQI